The Reichenbachiella carrageenanivorans region CCTCCATAGCCGTCACGTTCACGATGTGCTTGATACCCGTATTTTCTCTTTTCATCATGGTAGAAAGGCGGTTGCAAAGCACAAAAGGTGCGATGGAATTGACCAACTGAACCTCTAAAAGTTCTGGAGTAGGCACCTCTCCCAATTTAAGTCTCCAAGAGTTGGTCGTACGCAAGTCTACCTGCTGCAGATCCACATCCAGTTTCCCTTCGGGGAAAACCTCTTCATTTTGCAAAGCCCCATCGTAGCTGTATGGAATCTGCGACAATTGTGCAGAAGCACGCAGCCCAAGACCTGGCGCTTTCTCATTCCAAGACACTGCCAACGTAGAAGTATCTTTTCCTGATGAGCTTACCGCTCCGATACGATCGAGGCAGTTGTGATGGCTCGTAAGCAACTGCTGCACATCCACCGAATGCTCGTGAAAAGGCAAACTCTCCTTCTCCATCATATGTGCATAAAACCCTGGCGGACGACGAACAGTCTGAGCGGCATTGTTGATCAGAATATCTAGGCGATCGTAGGTCTGCTCGATGTAGGTACAAAACAGCTCCACACTCGGCGTGTGACGCAAGTCCAACCCATGGATATGCAATCGATCACTCCATTTATAAAAATCTTTTTCTTTGGCAAATCGAATGGCAGAGTCGGCTGGGAAACGAGTAGTAGCAATCACAGTCGCCCCTGCTCGAAGCATCATGAGCGTGACATGATAGCCGATTTTCAGCCGTGAGCCAGTCATCAAAGCTACTTGCCCTGTCAGGTCAGCAGTCTGAAAGCGCTTGGCATAATTCAAGTCTCCACAGGTCTCGCACATGGTATCGTAGAAAGGATGCAGCTTGGTATATTCAGCTTTGCACACATAGCAGTTGCGAGGCGAATTCAGCTCTTGCCCTTCCATATCCAGCTTGGCAGCAGGAAGCAGGATCTGATCAGGAGCTTCGAAGATTTTAGCCGTGCGTGCCGAGCGAATACCTGTGGCTTCTCGGGCTTGCTTGTCTTGCTTCCTGATTTCCGTTTTTTCTTTGTTTTTGAGGTCTTTTCTTCGCTTGCGCAATTCGGTTCTGTCTGGGCGAGACACCTCACCTGCTGCTTTCATCAAAGCCACTCGCTGCTCTTCCGTCAGCTCTACTAGCGCCTCACTATTATCTACCAATCCTTGAAGCGTAGCCAAACACGCCTCAAGTTCTTCCTTACTGATATTTTTCTTCTCTGTTTCCATTCGAGGCGCAAAGATATATTAAAGAGCTTACTTGAAGTAACCTCTTTAATAGGTGAAAATTAACCCTACCTTTGCCGCATGTCAGGACAAATCAAAGATCAAGCGGCCATCCTCAGCAAATTGGGCATCAGCCAACTCAATCCCATGCAAATTGCTGCACAAGAAGCCATCACCCATCATGACGA contains the following coding sequences:
- a CDS encoding SDR family NAD(P)-dependent oxidoreductase; its protein translation is METEKKNISKEELEACLATLQGLVDNSEALVELTEEQRVALMKAAGEVSRPDRTELRKRRKDLKNKEKTEIRKQDKQAREATGIRSARTAKIFEAPDQILLPAAKLDMEGQELNSPRNCYVCKAEYTKLHPFYDTMCETCGDLNYAKRFQTADLTGQVALMTGSRLKIGYHVTLMMLRAGATVIATTRFPADSAIRFAKEKDFYKWSDRLHIHGLDLRHTPSVELFCTYIEQTYDRLDILINNAAQTVRRPPGFYAHMMEKESLPFHEHSVDVQQLLTSHHNCLDRIGAVSSSGKDTSTLAVSWNEKAPGLGLRASAQLSQIPYSYDGALQNEEVFPEGKLDVDLQQVDLRTTNSWRLKLGEVPTPELLEVQLVNSIAPFVLCNRLSTMMKRENTGIKHIVNVTAMEGKFYRFKKEPRHPHTNMAKAALNMLTHTSAGELAKYGIYMNAVDTGWVTDEDPAQIAKFKEEVHDFQPPLDIVDGAARVMDPVFDGINRGEHWCGKFLKDYFPIDW